From the genome of Halomonas sp. LR3S48:
GTCGGCCGCCTTGAGCGATGGCCAGCGCATCGTTTCATGCGGCACCCAACGCACCTGATGTCCCACCCAAGAGAGGGCGGCGGCGGCCGTCGCCGCCGCCAGCTCACTGCCATGTATCTCGATGCGCATGGCGCTTACCTCACCTGGCTATAGCGTTCGAGGAGTTCGCGGAAACCTTCGCCCAAGCGCGGGTGACGGCGGGCGTAGACCAGCGTCGCCTCGAGGTAGCCGAGCTGGTGCCCGCAATCGTAGGTCTTGCCGCGCATCCGCCACGCATCGACGCCGTCACGCTGTCGCAGGGTCTCGATGGCGTCGGTCAGCTGGATCTCGTCACCGGCACCGGGGGGCGTCTCGGCCAGCAAGGGGAAGATGCTGCCCGGCAGCACGTAGCGGCCGATCACTGCCAGGTTGGAAGGCGCCTCCTCGCGGGCGGGCTTTTCCACCACCCCGGCCAGCGAACAGGCATTGCCGGCGGTCGGCGTCTCTCCCTCGGGGCTTACGATGCCGTATTTATGCACCTGCTCCCAGGGCACCTCTTCGACCATCAGTTGCGAACGCCCGGTGGTCTCATAGGCTTCGATCATCCCGGCCAGGTCGTTGCGCTCGAGGCCTTCGTCGTCCACCAGCACGTCGGGCAGCAGCACGGCAAAGGGTTCGTCATCGCCGATCACGGGACGGGCGCAGAGCACCGCATGCCCTAGCCCCAGGGGCTCGTGCTGACGCACGCTGATGATGTTGACGTCGGCGGGCACGATGGCGCGCAGTTCGTCGAGAAGCTCCTGCTTGTTCTTGGCCTCGAGCGTGGCTTCGAGTTCGAAGTGGGTATCGAAGTGGTTCTCGATGGCGCTCTTGCTGGCGTGAGTCACCAGCACGATGTCACGGATGCCCGCCTTTACCGCC
Proteins encoded in this window:
- the galU gene encoding UTP--glucose-1-phosphate uridylyltransferase GalU; the encoded protein is MIRKAVLPVAGFGTRCLPASKAIPKEMITIVDRPVIQYVVNEAVKAGIRDIVLVTHASKSAIENHFDTHFELEATLEAKNKQELLDELRAIVPADVNIISVRQHEPLGLGHAVLCARPVIGDDEPFAVLLPDVLVDDEGLERNDLAGMIEAYETTGRSQLMVEEVPWEQVHKYGIVSPEGETPTAGNACSLAGVVEKPAREEAPSNLAVIGRYVLPGSIFPLLAETPPGAGDEIQLTDAIETLRQRDGVDAWRMRGKTYDCGHQLGYLEATLVYARRHPRLGEGFRELLERYSQVR